In Lycium ferocissimum isolate CSIRO_LF1 chromosome 7, AGI_CSIRO_Lferr_CH_V1, whole genome shotgun sequence, the sequence gCAGCCAGTGCTGCACTAGGCAGTCCATGAAAAATAGAACTTCTAATACTACCATTGTTCCTTTCTCTATAACCACATCAAAACATCCATCTTCAAAAGGCAGGCCTAGCATATCAGCTTCCAGCACTTTAATTCCTGTTGATATTGATCACATCACATTTAATAAGTCAAAACATGTTCCTGAGAACGACATATATCTCTTGTTATGTGCTAGCATTCTTTCACCCAATACGACTAAACCCTTTTACTTGGAATTACCAAATGTGAATATTCCTGTTTAAGCTTTTGTAGACAAAAGTACCATTAAACTGACGACAGAGTGATAGAAAGGCAAATATTCTTATAAAACACAAATCTCTGTCATCTAATCTAATTGACAGAGATAGGTTGGCTAAGCTGCCATCGAAATTCCTCATCAAAACCTTTCTTTGACTTCACACGGAGCATTTCATAGGCATAACGATTGTGCAGACACTATCTCGACCAATAAAAGGTTCTTGAATGCAAAAGATTTATTAGATAGAATATTCGGGCTGCTTAGAGTCAAGATCTGAAAGGGAAAGGGTTGAACGAGCTCATCCTTTATGCATCCGTACACAGATTAGTTTCTATCAACTTTCAAGTTATCTGATTTTTAGCATCTTCTTACTCCTTTTTTCTCTCCTCGAAAAAGAGTATTCTGTTTACTTACGAGATTCATCCTAACTTCAATGTGCTACTATTATGAAAATATGAGTAAagtttgtcttttctttttttattgggCGTTCATGAATAATTATCTAGAGCGGGCAAGCACTGCGATCCTAGGTCCAAACCTGAGACCTCGATCTTAATACAAAGGATCATCCATCACAAACTACTTTAGCTAACCAAATCTGTTTTAGTTCAAttgatgaaaatggaatgaaaCCAAAGGAAAGTCCAAAAGTCATTAGCCTTCACTGATCAacttataaagaaaatagattaTTATCAATTTGAAGAAGACGTTAGAGATTTGAGTAAAAGAAATAAAGCAAGAGGTAGTgaccctttcctttctttctccttcCTATTAGTAAGCTAGAATTACATTATCAGTTGGTAACCTCTCTTTGTGTTAACTTAAGAGGAAAATAATTAATCATGGCCAACTCTTAGAGGGAGATAGCCATCTTGTTTACATTTCAAATGGTGTCAAAACTTGAACATAAGCTAAAGCAACCAATCAAATAGCATAAATTAGAACAACTAGAACGTCTCTCGTACCTTTGTAGCCCTTGTTTAACAATCTTTGTTGCATCTTGTGGACTGCAATGGGGGACAAATCAATGCAGGTCAATTGAGTAATGCCATCTCTATATAATTCTTCACACAACTGGGAATTTCCACATCCTAGCTCCAACACCTGTCACCTCACCTAAAAACTAAGTTCCCCTtttacaataaaaaaataatttttccccCTTTGTTTAAAATAAAGAATCTTATTTTCAACATCAATGCTTAAATTTCACTTCCAAATAATTATAACACCAATTTAAAAAGGCGAATAGAAATAGAttgaattagagagagagaaatgtaCAGAAGATTTGGGTTTAATGTGTTGAAGAACAATGTCACGGAAATGGGAATAATCTTTGAACCATTCGTAATGTTCCTCTTGAGCGAACCTCTTATCCCTGAAATGTGAACAGTTTTTGTAAAATGACTATAAAAAAGTGACCCCAAAAAGAGCTTAGAAAGAATTAGCATGCTGCTAAACATTTACCAGTAGTTCCGGTCAAGATATGCCAAAGCTGTAGAAGGAAGGACATCGATTTTTTCCGGCTCCATCCGGTTCTCGATGAAAATGGGGGCGCGCTTTCTTGATGAAAACCCTAAACCCTGATTCACcaattgttttaatttttttaggatCAACTTGGgacatttatttcaaaaaatttatattaaattCCCCTTCCTTTTCTCGCATTATTATTTCTCTACATTAATCAATTGAAATACATTCAAAGTTTTAGAACTTTTAGTTCAACTTGAAAAGTCAAGAATGCACGAAGtgcaaattaattaaaagtctttATACTTGAATGTTGAAAGTCAAAGTCTTTATAATTGAGTGTTTGAAAGTAAGTGAAAGACTAAATTGAGGTGGCACTTTAACATAAATAGGATAGGATGTCGTATTGCTTTGgttttatgtgatatattgtttTAAAACACTATCAAATCTAGTATTATAAGCATTCAGAATATAAATTTTAACCACCTTATATTACCAATAAATTAGTTAgcctaagagcccgtttggcttagatGATTTAAAGTAGCTGATAAGTATTTTTAAGTGCTGAAGCTGATTTAATAAATAAGCAATTACGCGTTTGGATAAAAGTCTTTGAAACAAATAATAAGTTGTTGAAGTGTTTGGCAAAAAAATGTTGATAAGCATTTTTTTCTGTTAGAATGACTTAATTACTCTTAAAGTTGTTTATACTAATAAGAACGTAAATTCCAAATTAAttcaaatacaaaataatttatgactcatttatttttaatgtaaaattgattagataaaattatttcttatgaatataaattattttatgatagGCTAAATTACAATCATAAGCTTTAATAAAATAGTTAATAATTACACTAAAATTTGTTTGTATAAAATACTCAAATAGTGCACAAaatatttgaatagaagaaaagcatatgcaattaatgaaattttatttgtcgctacttaaattaaaatattcaactgTGAGAAAATTTTGAGCAATCAAATCACAGTGACGTAATGGAGAGGGTTGGGGTTTTTGTTGCTTGGATtttaattagagattttaaagacataGGGATAGAATGACGTCAAATggagatttaaaaaataataagttgggGAGAGCTGACTTATGGTTTTGTTAGTGTAAGGGTATTTCGTTTTGTGCGATTATAGGCTTAGCCAAACATACCCTCCTAAATAAGGCCATAATAATAATTGAGAGATAGAGCTAGCAATTCTCAAAAACTTTTGTTGTCAAActaaaagtatttataagcTAAGGGTATAAGTGTCCTAAGTAGATTACAAAATAATTTCATACTACTAGGTGATTGGTTTCTTATGACACAGATAAAACAACTACaagtaaataaaactaaaattgattaaaagtgttttaaaaattttaaaaaataataagttagcTGGATACGATTAGATACGAATAAAACTTATTCGAACTCATTACTTCTCTTCTCAAAAATTTCTGCATTCTCTTCTCAATTATAAAGCACTCTCCCCCCTCCCTTCCCTTTATAATCATAACTTTTATTTTCACAATATTTTTGGGTATAAACACTTAtggaaaaaagaataaataagaaattctGTTTATAAAGTACCGTGATAGAAATTTATGGGCTTGAACTATCATGTCAACCACCTTtttgttttatgaaatttaaatCCGTACTTCAATGCTGGTAAACACCCTCTAAATGAGCCATTTAAATTATAGCTCATAAAAGGTAATAGCTTTTGTCATTTCCGTAGTAATGGACATACTCAATGGTTGAGCTAGCAATTCTCAATGCTTGAGTTAACTTTTTGTTGAATTAgaccaaaatttaatttttcttatcaCAGCAAATATTGTAAGAACTAAGAAGAGATTCACTGCTTTAATAAGTGTCACAAGTATGTCAATTCATACAAGAAACATATTctaattatattaagaaaataatttcatacTACTAGGTGATTGGTTTCTTATGACACAGATCAGAATCTAACAACTACAAGTAAATCAGTTCAGACCAGTTTAAATGAGTAATTGTATAATTCTGTTACATTACAATTTAATTAGTTGTGctctatttttttcctttcattgtCATATATTTGGATACGTTTTCGTGCACTTCAGTCCCTTACATAGACCTCACGCATATAGTGACTAGAAGATTCAACAAAAAATTCACCTAATTTTGAGCCAAATAAAAACCAAACTATTTAGGAGCAGGCTAACTTTTTGAGCTACTTTGACAATTCATGCacattttttttgcttttatgtACTTCTCGCATCACGGGAAAAAAATATTGCTAACGTACGAAGACAAAAAGTACTTAAACACGTGGCACCTACTGATTGAAAAACACAAACGGCTTAGATCTCTCACTCAAGTTTGGATGTCACCAACAAGTTTGGATGTCACCAACGTGAACTTGTCCTCTCTTGGGGTGAATTCCACAAccatcaatttttttcttaaatagtCCCTGAATTTCAGTAAATTCCACGTCtatattctcaattcttttgtaacctcaaaaaaaattaaaaataagacaGCTCCAGATCATTATAAGAAGATAATAAAGCTATATTTCTCTTATTTGTTTGcacaatatttttttctatgagcctgtttggatggatttaaaaaaaacagcttataaattgaaaacagcttataagccaaaaaaataaatcgGGCTatcctaacttttttttttttcgcttatAAGGcgttaaataaaaattaaagccAAAGcactaattattttattgattttattttaagataaaataacttttaagaCCAACTAAATACTCAAAAtagctgaaaacaacttataagccaatccaaacgggctctatattCCCAATATAAGTTATTAATAACTCTGAACTGGATCCTCCTAAATTTATGGTTCCTTCTCCGTAAAATACTGCAGTAAAATAACCATTGATAATTCCCAAGCTTTTTTTGTCATCATACGTACAGATATCTACTACTACATTTATTTTGGGGGTAACGAAGGAGCTGTAAATTACATATTTATAGTTGTTATTACAATTATATACTTTTTTGGCATACATGCTAGTAAATGCCTGGTGAataat encodes:
- the LOC132064974 gene encoding LOW QUALITY PROTEIN: uncharacterized protein LOC132064974 (The sequence of the model RefSeq protein was modified relative to this genomic sequence to represent the inferred CDS: deleted 2 bases in 1 codon), whose product is MEPEKIDVLPSTALAYLDRNYWDKRFAQEEHYEWFKDYSHFRDIVLQHIKPKSSVLELGCGNSQLCEELYRDGITQLTCIDLSPIAVHKMQQRLLNKGYKGIKVLEADMLGLPFEDGCFDVVIEKGTMDVLFVDSGDPWNPHPVTGEGDEDAHEIHRVLKPEGIFISITFGQPHFRRQFFSHPEFTWSVEWNTFGETFHYFLYILKKGQRSLESKDCEKTLMPSISLYHDELEGEDYLFRTNLDEMES